The proteins below are encoded in one region of Cucurbita pepo subsp. pepo cultivar mu-cu-16 chromosome LG10, ASM280686v2, whole genome shotgun sequence:
- the LOC111804361 gene encoding small RNA degrading nuclease 3-like: protein MEDKIATAEKKVLVEMVRLTQKRGMRGSEGDWKEFLISRDPKFGASMCDPSKRPNDLLIAFLKTFSKEDDLMFLDKILQCNEKRNVVKQVSQKTSDNESPEQRLVRLTLEHPQYPLEYSFPSYEKGWIVTKFSQKSKALKSNAIYAIDCEMVLCEDGTENLVRVCMVDRDLQVKIDELVNPRKAIKDYRTDITGISPGDLDGVTCSLVDVQRSITKLLSHGTILAGHSLNNDLQALKLDHTRVIDTSFIFKYSNGSIYRRPSLNKLCKSVLGYDLREEGASHNCLDDARAAMKLVLAKLESKADDVIAIVDEDTPQIGMEKLLLHRIPMNVPSEALAGVIPGDFTIELKPPKKGQGGDIYSAFAIFKNPKEARQAFEQIEGNPNEDSSGRPQKLVRFQRSGSIVSIFVRTMGANDFAEKVSSRKRDLEVIENLVMSKKQKTDQKIEMETISKSSRCCNHVEEVERLKQELKQKEDSSHCCDHSKEVESLKEDLRRKDYELSILRKAISVGKKENRKRKGKK, encoded by the exons ATGGAGGACAAGATCGCTACAGCAGAGAAGAAG gTGCTTGTCGAGATGGTGCGTTTGACCCAAAAGCGAGGAATGAGAGGTAGTGAAGGAGACTGGAAGGAGTTTCTTATCAGTCGTGACCCTAAGTTCGGGGCTAGCATGTGCGACCCGTCTAAGAGGCCCAATGATTTGTTGATTGCTTTTCTCAAGACATTTAGCAAAGAGGATGATTTGATG TTCTTGGATAAAATTCTCCAGTGTAACGAGAAGCGCAATGTTGTGAAGCAAGTATCGCAGAAAACTTCCGACAATGAATCACCCGAGCAG AGGCTGGTTCGGCTTACACTCGAACACCCACAGTATCCATTAGAATATTCATTCCCATCATATGAGAAG GGAtggattgttacaaaattCAGTCAAAAGTCTAAAGCACTGAAGTCAAATGCAATATATGCCATTGATTGTGAGATGGTTCTCTGCGAAGATGGAACTGAGAACTTGGTGAGGGTTTGCATGGTGGATCGCGACTTACAA GTGAAAATTGATGAACTTGTAAATCCTAGAAAAGCAATTAAGGACTACAGAACTGATATAACTGGAATTTCTCCGGGGGATTTGGATGGAGTTACTTGTTCTTTGGTTGATGTTCAG AGATCCATTACAAAATTATTGTCACATGGAACTATTTTGGCAGGCCACAGTCTGAACAATGACCTGCAAG CACTTAAATTAGATCACACGAGGGTGATTGACACTTCATTTATCTTCAAGTATTCCAATGGATCTATCTACAGAAGACCTTCTTTGAATAAGCTGTGTAAG TCTGTCTTGGGCTATGACCTTCGGGAGGAGGGTGCTTCACATAATTGTCTGGATGATGCTCGTGCTGCCATGAAACTTGTTCTCGCAAAACTTGAGAGTAAAGCTGATGATGTGATTGCTATAGTTGATGAGGAT ACACCTCAAATTGGTATGGAGAAGTTACTTCTTCATCGAATACCGATGAATGTACCAAGTGAAGCATTAGCTGGAGTTATTCCTGGTGACTTCACCATTGAACTCAAG CCACCTAAGAAAGGTCAAGGGGGGGATATATACTCTGCATTTGCCATTTTTAAGAACCCCAAGGAGGCACGACAAGCATTCGAACAGATTGAAGGTAACCCAAATGAG GACTCATCTGGACGCCCACAAAAGCTTGTCAGGTTTCAACGTTCAGGGTCCATTGTTAGTATATTTGTTCGCACAATGGGAGCAAATGATTTTGCTGAAAAAGTATCATCGAGAAAGAGAGATCTAGAGGTGATTGAAAACTTAGTAATGTCCAAAAAACAGAAGACTGaccagaaaattgaaatggagACAATTTCAAAGTCGAGTAGATGTTGCAACCATGTGGAGGAGGTTGAAAGGTTGAAGCAAGAATTGAAACAAAAGGAGGACTCGAGTCACTGTTGTGATCACTCGAAAGAGGTTGAGAGCCTGAAGGAAGACTTGAGAAGGAAGGATTATGAACTTAGTATCCTGCGTAAAGCTATCTCCGTGGGGAAGAAGGAAAACaggaagagaaaaggaaagaagtaA
- the LOC111803935 gene encoding UPF0481 protein At3g47200-like yields the protein MVAVFNKELLSWYLITLKLRETVESGLPILNSNSANSVDSQEKSELQLQGQRQNHSESHRVIIEDEDQKLEEDPESPESGWVITIKEKLGQAHQDEVESSWAKISIYKVPHYLKDGDDKAVVPQIVSLGPYHHGKRRVRQMERHKWRSLHHILERTKHDIKLYLDAMKELEEKARSCYEGPFSFSSNEFVEMMVLDGCFVLELFRGAAEGFKQLGYPRNDPIFAMRGSMHSIQRDMIMLENQLPLFVLDRLLELQLGDHYQKGLVAELALRFFDPLTPNDEPLTKSNLNKLESSLGNTTAFDPLGYQGGLHCLDVFRQSLLRSGPKLAPKVWIKRRSHTNRVADKRRQQLIHCVKELKDAGIRFQKKKTDRFWDINFNNGVMQIPRLLIHDGTRSLFLNLIAFEQCHLDCSNDITSYVVFMDNLIDSHEDVAYLHYCGIIEHWLGSDEEVAELFNRLCQEVVYDINASYLSQLSEDVNRYYNHKWNAWRATLKHNYFSNPWAIISLVAAVVLLLLTFAQTFYGVYGYYRPPN from the coding sequence ATGGTGGCTGTGTTCAATAAAGAGTTATTGAGCTGGTATCTGATCACCCTCAAGCTCAGAGAAACGGTAGAATCTGGACTTCCCATCTTAAACTCAAATTCAGCCAATTCTGTTGATTCTCAAGAAAAATCAGAGCTCCAGCTTCAGGGGCAGAGACAGAATCATTCAGAATCCCATCGTGTTATAATAGAAGATGAAGATCAGAAGCTTGAAGAAGACCCGGAATCACCGGAGTCAGGATGGGTTATCACCATCAAGGAAAAGCTTGGCCAAGCACATCAAGATGAAGTAGAAAGTTCGTGGGCGAAGATCAGCATTTACAAGGTCCCCCACTACCTGAAAGATGGAGACGACAAAGCTGTTGTTCCTCAGATTGTGTCTTTGGGACCTTACCACCATGGAAAGCGCCGGGTCCGGCAAATGGAACGCCATAAATGGCGATCGCTTCACCACATCCTAGAGAGAACAAAGCACGACATAAAGCTTTATCTGGATGCCATGAAAGAACTTGAGGAGAAAGCCCGTAGTTGTTATGAAGGACCGTTCAGTTTTAGCAGCAATGAGTTTGTTGAAATGATGGTGCTGGATGGTTGCTTTGTGCTTGAGCTCTTCAGAGGAGCTGCAGAAGGATTCAAACAACTTGGGTACCCTCGAAATGATCCAATCTTCGCAATGCGCGGCTCAATGCATTCAATCCAGAGGGACATGATAATGCTCGAAAATCAGCTTCCCCTGTTTGTACTGGATCGGCTGCTAGAGCTTCAGCTTGGTGACCACTACCAGAAAGGGCTTGTAGCCGAATTGGCTCTCAGATTCTTCGATCCATTAACCCCAAACGATGAGCCCTTGACTAAAAGTAACTTGAACAAACTAGAATCATCTCTCGGGAACACAACCGCCTTTGACCCGCTTGGTTATCAAGGCGGACTTCATTGCCTCGACGTTTTCCGGCAAAGTCTCCTGCGATCAGGCCCCAAATTAGCACCAAAAGTGTGGATCAAACGGCGGTCTCATACGAATCGGGTGGCCGATAAACGGAGGCAGCAATTGATACACTGCGTGAAAGAGCTGAAAGACGCAGGGATCAGAttccagaagaagaaaactgaTCGATTTTGGGACATAAATTTCAACAACGGGGTTATGCAAATTCCACGGCTATTGATTCACGACGGAACAAGGTCATTGTTTCTGAATCTAATAGCGTTCGAACAGTGTCATCTTGATTGCAGCAATGACATAACCTCCTATGTGGTTTTCATGGATAATCTAATCGACTCTCATGAAGACGTTGCTTACCTCCATTACTGTGGGATAATAGAGCATTGGCTTGGCAGTGATGAGGAGGTTGCTGAGCTCTTCAATCGTCTCTGTCAAGAGGTAGTTTACGACATCAATGCTAGCTACCTTTCCCAACTGTCCGAGGATGTGAATCGCTACTACAACCATAAATGGAATGCTTGGAGAGCAACCTTGAAACACAACTACTTCAGCAATCCATGGGCCATCATCTCTTTGGTTGCTGCAGTAGTTCTTCTGTTGCTTACTTTTGCACAGACCTTCTATGGTGTTTACGGTTATTACAGGCCCCCAAATTGA
- the LOC111804079 gene encoding microtubule-associated protein RP/EB family member 1C-like, producing the protein MATNIGMMDSAYFVGRSEILAWINSTLHLNLSKVEEACSGAVHCQLMDAAHPGMVPMHKVNFDAKSEYEMIQNYKVLQDVFNKLKITKHIEVSKLVKGRPLDNLEFMQWMKRYCDSANGGVLLCYNALERREASKGGKDASKKSTTSHSSAKGSTAAASRAQVSQNARRNEASVNSGNQVANASKPPSNGVSAYDEQITTLKLSIDSLEKERDFYFSKLRDIEILCQSPQIESLPAVGAIRKILYAVDDDASVVAEAQAMLSVHQKETIDLLSPIAEVSDEKLSLESQKRKSVINFDVDVVGMTTLSPRRRVSDASDVHCSGSPLMTY; encoded by the exons ATGGCGACAAACATTGGGATGATGGATTCTGCGTATTTCGTTGGAAGATCGGAGATCCTCGCGTGGATCAACTCTACTCTTCACCTTAATCTTTCCAAAGTCGAGGAG GCATGCTCTGGTGCGGTTCATTGCCAATTGATGGATGCGGCTCACCCAGGGATGGTACCGATGCACAAGGTCAATTTTGATGCGAAGAGCGAGTACGAAATGATCCAGAATTATAAGGTCCTCCAAGATGTGTTCAACAAATTGAAGATCACCAAG CATATCGAGGTGAGCAAGCTTGTGAAAGGAAGGCCCCTTGATAATCTGGAGTTCATGCAGTGGATGAAACGTTATTGTGATTCCGCTAATGGAGGCGTTTTGCTGTG ttataatGCTTTGGAAAGGAGAGAAGCATCCAAGGGTGGAAAGGACGCAAGCAAGAAGAGCACCACATCACATTCTTCTGCAAAAGGTTCAACAGCTGCTGCATCCAGGGCTCAGGTCTCTCAGAATGCTCGGAGAAATGAAGCATCAGTGAACTCTGGAAATCAGGTAGCAAATGCTTCAAAACCTCCATCCAATGGAGTATCTGCATATGATGAACAG ATCACGACGTTGAAACTGTCGATCGACAGCCTTGAGAAAGAGAGGGATTTCTACTTTTCTAAGCTAAGAGATATTGAGATACTCTGCCAGAGTCCACAGATTGAAAGTTTGCCT GCTGTAGGAGCTATAAGGAAGATACTGTATGctgttgatgatgatgcatcaGTGGTGGCAGAAGCTCAAGCTATGTTGTCCGTTCACCAGAAGGAAACGATAGATCTTTTGAGTCCAATTGCTGAAGTTTCTGATGAGAAGCTAAGTTTAGAATCCCAGAAGAGAAAAAGTGTAATCAATTTTGATGTAGACGTTGTTGGCATGACAACTTTGTCTCCCAGGCGGAGGGTATCAGATGCTTCTGATGTTCATTGCAGTGGGTCACCCCTTATGACATACTGA
- the LOC111803936 gene encoding protein RER1A-like gives MESDAAGVRLGAAEDVYSTTLFSRWSHAVSRRYQHLLDRCTPYIFYRWIACFFVASIYVLRVYLIEGFYIVSYGLGIYILNLLIGFLSPQVDPEILDLHDGPALPLRESDEFRPFVRRLPEFKFWYSITKAFCIAFLMTFFSAFDVPVFWPILLFYWVVLFTLTMRRQISHMIKYKYVPFSFGKQRYDGKGAASSDTKSLLKD, from the exons ATGGAAAGTGACGCGGCTGGCGTTCGTCTCGGCGCCGCGGAAGATGTTTATTCTACCACTCTCTTTTCACGGTGGAGCCATGCCGTTTCCCGGCGGTATCAGCACCTTCTCGATAGGTGTACCCCGTACATCTTCTACCGTTGGATCGCCTGTTTTTTCGTCGCCTCTATCTATGTCCTTCGGGTTTACCTCATCGAAGGATTCTACATCGTCTCTTACGGTCTCGGAATTTACATCCTCAATCTTCTAATTGGGTTTCTCTCGCCCCAAGTGGATCCTGAGATCCTGGATCTCCATGACGGCCCTGCGCTTCCCCTCAGGGAATCCGATGAGTTCCGCCCTTTCGTTCGTAGGCTTCCGGAGTTCAAGTTCTG GTACTCTATCACAAAAGCCTTCTGTATTGCTTTTTTGATGACATTCTTCAGTGCATTTGATGTACCTGTATTTTGGCCTATACTTCTATTTTACTGGGTGGTGCTGTTCACTCTCACCATGAGGAGACAGATATCACACAtgatcaaatataaatatgtcCCGTTCTCCTTTGGTAAACAG CGATATGATGGAAAGGGTGCAGCTTCAAGCGACACCAAGAGCCTTCTGAAGGATTGA